One Paenibacillus sp. FSL W8-0186 genomic window carries:
- a CDS encoding YhgE/Pip domain-containing protein, translated as MKSMSVFFKDLGASFKKPKVIIPILVVLFIPVLYSGMFLTAFWDPYGKMNELPVAVVNEDTGAEYEGKSLQVGHDLVDELKKNDDFSWRFVTREQADKGMKNNEYYMKIVIPEDFSSKATTLMDEQPQPAKLIFEPNEGYNFLASQIGGTAVKEIKSKVSAKVTEAYTETLFDQVEKISGGLSDAGSGASTISDGAVQLDEGALKLKENLAKLVQGTNQLQNGVTPLEEGAVTLSKGAKDLQGGASSLASGLSQLSAAQKQLEDGAVKAQEGGAQLNTGLQASLQGAEKLQAGLTAAEQGSAKLQTGLEASLQGSGQVAEGAKGVAQGLEQLAKASPDLAANPELAKLIAASKAVAEGSQQVAAGQQELVHGARELHGAHGQLLQGSGELVQGQQQLAQGASQLASGQEQLASGLKQFGAKLSEAATGGQSLASGAAQLSGGAEKLQGGVGQLSGGVSTIASGSKQLAGGAGELKDGMDKLASGSGELASKLSEAAEQTSGVKKSDELVNMYAKPIEIEEHKMNEVPNYGTGFSPYFLSLGLFVGALISTLVVPTRGSSVSEATGWNRFVSRALAFTGMSLIQSILSAALMLYVLKLEVQSVPLFYFFTFATSLCFMFIIQALVTWLDNPGRFLAILMLIFQLTTSAGTFPLELIPDWMKVFNPMLPMTYSVSGYKAVISSGEFGVAWQNLGVLAGFGVAFLILTMLYFLRREQPGTASMTTAEA; from the coding sequence GTGAAATCGATGTCGGTGTTTTTTAAGGATTTGGGAGCTTCTTTCAAGAAACCAAAAGTGATTATTCCTATATTGGTCGTCCTGTTCATTCCTGTCCTTTACAGCGGAATGTTCCTGACGGCATTCTGGGATCCTTACGGTAAAATGAACGAGCTGCCCGTAGCTGTTGTAAACGAAGATACTGGTGCCGAATATGAAGGCAAATCGCTGCAGGTTGGCCACGATTTGGTCGATGAGCTGAAGAAAAATGATGACTTCTCTTGGAGATTCGTCACCCGAGAGCAGGCGGACAAAGGAATGAAAAATAACGAATATTATATGAAGATCGTCATTCCAGAGGACTTCTCGTCCAAGGCGACGACCCTGATGGATGAGCAGCCTCAGCCTGCCAAGCTCATATTCGAGCCGAATGAAGGCTATAACTTCCTGGCTTCGCAAATCGGCGGCACCGCCGTGAAAGAAATTAAATCGAAGGTGTCGGCTAAAGTTACGGAAGCTTATACGGAAACTTTGTTTGACCAGGTTGAGAAAATTTCCGGAGGCTTAAGCGATGCCGGCTCTGGAGCAAGCACAATTAGCGACGGTGCTGTACAGCTGGATGAGGGAGCATTGAAGCTCAAAGAGAACTTGGCCAAGCTGGTACAGGGCACAAACCAATTGCAAAACGGCGTAACGCCTCTGGAAGAAGGCGCCGTCACGCTGAGCAAAGGCGCCAAGGATCTTCAAGGCGGAGCCTCCAGCCTGGCCAGCGGCCTGAGCCAGCTGTCTGCCGCGCAGAAGCAGCTGGAGGACGGCGCGGTGAAGGCACAGGAAGGCGGGGCGCAGCTGAATACGGGCCTGCAGGCTTCTCTGCAAGGCGCCGAGAAGCTGCAAGCGGGCCTGACGGCCGCCGAGCAGGGCAGCGCGAAGCTGCAAACGGGGCTCGAAGCCTCGCTGCAAGGCAGCGGCCAAGTGGCCGAAGGCGCCAAAGGCGTAGCGCAGGGCCTTGAGCAGCTCGCGAAGGCAAGCCCCGATTTGGCCGCCAATCCCGAGCTTGCGAAGCTGATCGCGGCGAGCAAAGCGGTGGCTGAAGGCAGCCAGCAGGTTGCTGCCGGACAGCAGGAGCTGGTGCACGGCGCGCGTGAATTGCACGGCGCCCACGGCCAGCTGCTGCAGGGCAGCGGGGAACTGGTGCAAGGCCAGCAGCAGCTCGCACAGGGCGCTAGCCAGCTGGCCAGCGGGCAAGAGCAGCTGGCGAGCGGGCTGAAGCAATTCGGCGCGAAGCTGTCGGAGGCCGCGACGGGCGGCCAAAGCCTGGCGAGCGGCGCTGCGCAGCTGAGCGGCGGAGCCGAGAAGCTGCAGGGCGGCGTTGGCCAATTGTCCGGCGGCGTCAGCACGATAGCGAGCGGCTCCAAGCAGCTGGCGGGTGGCGCCGGAGAGCTGAAGGACGGCATGGATAAACTGGCCTCCGGCTCCGGCGAGCTGGCAAGCAAGCTGAGCGAAGCCGCCGAGCAGACCTCCGGCGTGAAGAAAAGCGATGAGCTGGTCAATATGTACGCGAAACCGATCGAAATCGAGGAGCATAAAATGAATGAGGTTCCAAACTACGGCACCGGCTTCTCGCCTTACTTCCTGTCGCTGGGCCTGTTCGTCGGAGCATTGATCTCTACGCTTGTCGTACCGACCAGAGGTTCTTCGGTATCGGAGGCGACGGGATGGAACCGATTCGTGAGCCGGGCTCTCGCCTTTACGGGCATGAGCTTGATCCAATCGATTCTGTCTGCCGCTCTAATGCTTTACGTGCTCAAGCTTGAAGTACAGAGTGTGCCGCTGTTCTATTTCTTTACTTTCGCCACTAGCCTGTGCTTCATGTTCATTATTCAGGCTCTGGTAACCTGGCTGGATAATCCGGGACGCTTCCTGGCCATTCTGATGCTGATCTTCCAGCTGACGACCAGCGCAGGCACATTCCCGCTAGAGCTGATTCCGGACTGGATGAAGGTCTTTAACCCGATGCTGCCAATGACATACAGCGTTAGCGGCTATAAGGCCGTTATTTCCAGCGGAGAGTTCGGGGTTGCTTGGCAAAATCTCGGCGTCCTGGCGGGCTTTGGTGTTGCGTTCCTGATTCTCACCATGCTGTATTTCCTGCGCCGCGAGCAGCCGGGCACCGCGAGCATGACAACCGCCGAGGCTTAA
- a CDS encoding polymer-forming cytoskeletal protein: protein MLKDHKKVAGWQGTLIGQGSVAEGKLECEASLRIEGSFRGEIDCQGQVVIGETGEAHSNIKGADIIVAGKVVGDIASQGRLTITSSGLVEGNVHVAKLVIVEGGLLNGSSQMEQPAAVTVPVPSSNKKSKKAAQPEAG from the coding sequence ATGTTGAAGGATCATAAAAAAGTAGCCGGCTGGCAGGGGACTTTGATCGGCCAGGGCAGCGTAGCCGAGGGAAAGCTGGAGTGCGAGGCGAGCCTCCGGATCGAAGGTTCGTTCCGCGGGGAAATTGACTGCCAAGGGCAGGTCGTCATCGGCGAAACCGGGGAGGCGCATTCCAATATTAAAGGCGCGGACATTATCGTAGCCGGCAAGGTCGTCGGAGATATCGCCTCGCAAGGGCGGCTGACGATTACGAGCAGCGGGCTGGTGGAAGGAAACGTGCATGTAGCCAAGCTTGTTATTGTAGAAGGCGGCCTGCTGAACGGCTCGAGCCAGATGGAGCAGCCGGCTGCCGTGACGGTGCCCGTTCCGAGCTCGAACAAGAAGTCCAAAAAAGCAGCACAGCCCGAAGCAGGGTGA
- the tsaB gene encoding tRNA (adenosine(37)-N6)-threonylcarbamoyltransferase complex dimerization subunit type 1 TsaB, with product MKHTIEPRQRLLALDTSTSSLAVAVMEGGKLLAERNIKAERNHSAYLVTAIEEAIAAAGVGKQQLDGIAVGVGPGSYTGVRIAVTTAKTLAWSLGLPVSAVSSLEAIAFGALARGTAQAPEQFAEVIAQAADDASAGNENNSTYGRDDDDDLSAGAEAADYSAQHWIVPLIDARRGQAYTALFSAVIGQIPRRLDPDAIRLVADWRDELATRLQALPAGQRPAGVWFVGDVAVHEAAVEELRPFLGDALHIAGYELEGAWLGLIGSEQLLRGAHDNVHTLEPNYTQLAEAEAKKLR from the coding sequence ATGAAGCATACGATAGAGCCGCGCCAGCGGTTATTGGCGCTGGATACGTCGACGTCGTCGTTAGCCGTTGCCGTCATGGAGGGCGGCAAGCTGCTGGCTGAACGGAATATTAAGGCGGAGCGGAATCATTCCGCTTATTTAGTGACGGCGATTGAGGAAGCAATCGCTGCAGCGGGAGTAGGCAAGCAGCAACTGGACGGCATCGCCGTCGGAGTGGGACCGGGCTCCTATACCGGAGTCCGCATCGCCGTTACGACGGCCAAGACGCTGGCCTGGTCTCTGGGTTTGCCGGTATCCGCCGTATCGAGCCTGGAGGCGATTGCGTTTGGCGCTTTGGCCAGAGGAACAGCCCAGGCTCCAGAGCAATTTGCTGAGGTTATTGCTCAGGCAGCCGATGATGCGTCAGCCGGTAATGAAAATAACTCAACGTACGGGCGCGATGACGATGATGATCTATCGGCTGGTGCAGAAGCGGCGGATTATTCCGCCCAGCATTGGATTGTGCCGCTGATCGATGCCCGGCGCGGACAGGCGTATACTGCGCTGTTTAGCGCAGTAATCGGGCAAATACCGCGCCGCCTGGACCCGGATGCGATCCGGCTCGTGGCCGACTGGCGGGACGAGCTTGCCACCCGGCTTCAGGCGCTGCCTGCTGGTCAAAGGCCGGCTGGCGTATGGTTTGTTGGGGACGTGGCGGTCCATGAGGCTGCGGTTGAGGAGCTCCGGCCTTTCTTGGGAGACGCGCTGCATATCGCCGGCTATGAGCTGGAAGGGGCCTGGCTTGGCCTTATCGGTTCGGAGCAGCTTCTTCGCGGAGCCCATGACAATGTACATACGCTGGAGCCGAATTATACCCAGTTAGCGGAAGCGGAAGCGAAGAAGCTTCGTTAG
- a CDS encoding Ku protein: protein MHTVWKGAISFGLVHVPVKMFSATEDKDISMKYIHTACGSPISYVRRCPTCDKDTTWEEISRGYEYEKGKYVLFEKEELEQLSAQTEKTITILDFVDLTEIDPIYFQKTYYLSPDQAGSNAYQLLLEAMHQSGKIGIAKIAIRSKSSLAAIRVMEGCLAVETIFYPDEIRPIAQVPNLPENISVNDKELSMAKLLIEQLSTPFEPAKYTDDYRESLLHLIEQKIAGEEISLAPAKPQTNVIDLMAALQASIEAVKPVVTDPGPAKRTRKTAAKKPAAGAGGEDAPQNDELAPKPKKRTSSKAKKTIS, encoded by the coding sequence ATGCATACTGTATGGAAGGGTGCGATCAGCTTCGGGCTTGTACATGTCCCGGTCAAAATGTTCTCCGCCACGGAGGACAAAGACATCTCCATGAAGTACATTCATACCGCGTGCGGCAGCCCGATTTCTTATGTAAGGCGTTGTCCTACCTGCGACAAGGATACAACCTGGGAGGAGATTTCCCGAGGATATGAATATGAGAAGGGCAAGTACGTCCTGTTTGAAAAAGAGGAGCTGGAGCAGTTGTCGGCCCAGACCGAAAAAACGATCACGATTCTGGACTTTGTAGATTTGACCGAAATCGATCCAATCTATTTCCAGAAAACCTACTATCTCTCCCCGGATCAAGCGGGGTCGAACGCCTATCAGCTGCTGCTGGAAGCGATGCACCAGTCCGGCAAAATCGGCATTGCCAAAATCGCAATCCGCTCCAAAAGCAGTCTGGCAGCTATTCGCGTCATGGAAGGCTGCCTGGCCGTGGAGACAATCTTCTATCCGGATGAAATCCGGCCGATCGCGCAAGTGCCCAATCTGCCGGAGAACATCAGTGTAAACGATAAAGAACTGTCCATGGCCAAGCTGCTGATTGAACAGCTGTCCACACCTTTTGAGCCGGCGAAATATACCGACGATTACCGCGAATCCCTGCTGCATCTCATCGAGCAAAAGATCGCCGGAGAAGAGATCAGCCTGGCCCCAGCCAAACCGCAAACCAATGTCATCGACCTGATGGCGGCACTGCAGGCGAGCATCGAGGCGGTCAAGCCCGTCGTCACCGATCCTGGACCGGCCAAGCGTACCCGCAAAACGGCGGCTAAGAAACCAGCCGCGGGGGCAGGCGGTGAAGATGCTCCGCAAAACGACGAGCTTGCTCCAAAGCCGAAGAAGAGAACATCAAGCAAAGCGAAGAAAACCATTTCCTGA
- the ligD gene encoding non-homologous end-joining DNA ligase, whose product MSRTTKGTILVEGEEVTISNPDKLLWPEAGITKKLYLEKLAEISPYLLRYCRNRLLTTIRYPDGVGRKFFYQKNAPEPLPSFVRTSMHEGVDYVVLDSLPVLLWLGNLACIEFHPSLHYVHEQLPCEWMIDLDPSREEEPRIMEAAAYVGDILASLGLQSVPKTSGATGVQIIVPVEYGVTFDELRLIGQFVARYATEKYPELFTIERLKKDRGDKIYFDYLQHYGGKTLAAPYTPRARPTANVSTPLTWDEVRSNPLPSDFNLHNIGERLKQKGDLLADVPTQSVQLILQHLR is encoded by the coding sequence ATGTCTAGAACGACGAAAGGTACGATTCTCGTAGAGGGTGAGGAAGTCACCATATCCAATCCCGATAAGCTGCTGTGGCCCGAGGCGGGAATTACGAAGAAGCTCTATTTGGAGAAGCTTGCTGAAATCTCTCCCTATCTGCTCCGTTACTGCCGGAACCGCCTGCTTACGACGATCCGGTATCCGGACGGGGTGGGGCGCAAGTTTTTTTACCAGAAAAATGCCCCTGAACCGCTGCCGTCGTTCGTCCGCACCTCGATGCATGAGGGAGTCGACTACGTCGTACTGGACAGCCTGCCGGTACTGTTGTGGCTCGGCAACTTGGCGTGCATTGAGTTCCATCCGTCGCTGCATTATGTTCACGAGCAGCTGCCGTGCGAATGGATGATCGATTTGGATCCATCGCGGGAGGAGGAGCCGCGCATTATGGAGGCCGCGGCCTATGTCGGAGACATTCTGGCCTCCTTGGGGCTTCAGTCGGTGCCGAAGACCTCCGGGGCTACCGGCGTGCAAATCATCGTGCCGGTCGAATACGGCGTAACGTTTGACGAGCTGCGGCTGATCGGACAGTTCGTAGCCCGCTATGCTACGGAGAAATACCCGGAACTATTCACCATCGAACGGCTCAAGAAGGATCGGGGAGACAAAATCTATTTCGACTATTTACAGCATTATGGCGGAAAAACGCTAGCTGCGCCTTATACTCCCCGGGCACGTCCTACGGCCAACGTATCGACGCCTTTAACCTGGGACGAGGTGCGCAGCAATCCGCTGCCCTCCGATTTCAATCTGCACAATATCGGGGAGCGTTTGAAGCAAAAAGGCGATTTGCTTGCAGACGTCCCGACGCAATCCGTCCAGCTGATCCTTCAGCATCTGCGATAA
- a CDS encoding TetR/AcrR family transcriptional regulator has product MAIDRRQQVIEAAEKSFALFGYKATTMDQVAKIANVGKGTIYTFFTNKEELFDEILRSVIMEMKRITETEVREDKSFFENVYHSMDLLLEFRSEHELLIKLFQEVRDFGTPQAREGLQRIEDEILRYLESKVARAAQRGEIRALDPKVVSFVMFKLYIALTSEWNKREEPLSKEQIKEFVRMFLAGGLSPE; this is encoded by the coding sequence ATGGCAATAGACCGCAGACAGCAGGTGATCGAGGCGGCGGAGAAATCCTTTGCTTTGTTCGGCTACAAGGCAACGACGATGGATCAAGTAGCTAAAATCGCGAATGTGGGGAAAGGGACGATTTACACTTTTTTTACGAATAAGGAAGAGCTCTTTGATGAAATACTCCGATCGGTCATTATGGAAATGAAACGGATCACCGAGACAGAGGTGAGGGAGGATAAATCCTTCTTCGAGAACGTATACCACTCCATGGACCTGCTCCTGGAATTCAGGAGCGAGCATGAACTGCTGATCAAGCTATTTCAGGAGGTGCGCGATTTCGGCACGCCGCAGGCTCGCGAAGGCTTACAGCGGATCGAGGATGAAATACTCCGCTATCTGGAGAGCAAGGTGGCGCGTGCTGCCCAGCGCGGAGAAATTCGGGCGCTCGATCCGAAGGTTGTTTCCTTCGTGATGTTTAAGCTGTATATTGCGCTCACCTCGGAATGGAACAAGCGGGAGGAGCCGTTAAGCAAGGAGCAAATTAAAGAATTTGTCCGCATGTTCCTGGCAGGAGGGCTATCCCCGGAGTAA
- the cls gene encoding cardiolipin synthase, with translation MWWLALVLIAFIFQIATILILEFRNPSKAVAWMVILFLFPVIGFILYYFVAQDYKKRRKLRRRGSRVFQEIRAKLWQQAAIIESIEEMGNPDYRHQERLFGLLTHISESPITGCNETKVLTDGEKTFAAMLAAMEQARDHIHMESYIFRADGIGQSFKRMMLRKAGEGVKIRLICDGLGSYQLNSSFVKELQEGGVEVYFFLPPLIATLDRRVNYRNHRKILVVDGTVGFVGGLNVGDEYLGLDGKLGFWRDTHLQISGDAVYFLQNAFLADWRLASGQRVNHPELYPQHHCLGSEQVQILTSGPDQHWDAIQEMCFGAIAVAKRRIWITSPYFIPDPSIYNAIKTAAVSGVEVNIIIPHESDSRIVKLASLSYVEELLQSGVKFYQYEKGFIHAKVMIVDDLLATVGTANMDMRSFFCNFEMTAILFDQAPISRLSEDFLRDLAESRAIDLKAFTRRPKLQRGLELLCRLLSPLL, from the coding sequence ATGTGGTGGCTGGCTCTCGTACTTATCGCGTTTATTTTTCAAATCGCTACGATTCTTATTCTCGAATTTCGCAACCCGAGCAAGGCTGTAGCCTGGATGGTGATTCTGTTCCTGTTCCCGGTCATCGGCTTCATTCTGTATTACTTCGTGGCTCAGGATTATAAGAAGCGGCGAAAGCTGCGGCGCCGCGGATCCAGGGTGTTTCAGGAAATCAGGGCCAAGCTATGGCAGCAGGCCGCTATCATCGAGAGCATAGAGGAGATGGGCAATCCGGATTATCGCCATCAGGAACGGTTATTCGGCCTCCTTACGCATATTTCGGAGAGCCCTATTACAGGCTGCAACGAAACTAAGGTATTGACGGATGGCGAGAAGACTTTTGCGGCGATGCTGGCAGCAATGGAGCAGGCGAGGGATCACATACATATGGAGTCTTATATTTTTCGTGCGGATGGTATAGGACAATCGTTCAAGCGCATGATGCTCAGGAAGGCCGGGGAGGGCGTGAAGATCAGGCTGATTTGCGACGGACTCGGCAGTTATCAATTGAACAGCTCCTTTGTCAAAGAGCTTCAGGAGGGCGGAGTAGAAGTGTACTTTTTTCTGCCTCCGCTGATTGCCACGCTGGACCGGAGGGTCAATTACCGGAATCATCGAAAAATACTTGTCGTCGACGGGACGGTCGGCTTTGTAGGCGGGCTTAACGTCGGGGACGAATATTTGGGACTGGACGGCAAGCTTGGCTTTTGGCGCGATACGCATTTGCAAATCAGCGGAGACGCGGTGTATTTTTTGCAAAATGCATTTCTGGCCGATTGGCGGCTGGCCTCGGGACAGCGGGTCAATCATCCTGAGCTGTATCCGCAGCATCACTGCCTGGGCAGTGAACAGGTGCAGATCCTGACCAGCGGCCCTGATCAGCACTGGGATGCGATACAGGAAATGTGCTTTGGTGCAATCGCTGTCGCTAAACGCCGCATTTGGATTACGTCGCCTTATTTCATTCCCGACCCCAGTATTTATAATGCGATTAAGACCGCAGCCGTTAGCGGAGTCGAAGTGAACATTATTATTCCGCACGAATCCGACAGCCGGATCGTGAAGCTGGCATCGCTCTCTTATGTCGAGGAACTGCTTCAATCGGGAGTAAAGTTCTATCAATACGAGAAAGGGTTCATACATGCGAAGGTGATGATCGTGGATGACCTGCTGGCCACGGTGGGAACGGCGAATATGGATATGCGCAGCTTCTTCTGCAATTTCGAAATGACGGCAATTCTGTTCGATCAAGCGCCGATTTCCCGTTTAAGCGAGGATTTCTTGAGAGATCTTGCCGAGAGTAGGGCTATCGATTTGAAGGCATTTACCCGTCGGCCGAAGCTGCAGAGGGGGCTGGAGCTGCTGTGCAGGCTGCTCTCCCCGCTGCTCTGA
- a CDS encoding M23 family metallopeptidase translates to MRSASLPHRMTLLVLREANQPVKQIQVSKPFVIAVPIAALLSISGLIISLQMQSGHTISRLEDTLRLQNLKFEAIVTDKNEAIERLQSQVITLSGQSKELMDRMERVSELEAELQSFIDKYGSKGDAGKLSSLSSLSWDESLGRGGEFIAVHDQEIEELAQETSDDFLEISAMLDEIEKNVPTTLQKAKQTQYSISGTPSEWPTLSTRLTSNFGYRTDPFTGKAAFHAGIDISGKIGDPVYAAAAGKIIAAESNRSRGKYIIIQHPNGLQSWYMHLSEIKVSEGDAVKKGQTIAKLGNSGRSTGPHLHFEIVKGDKKVNPLSYLQ, encoded by the coding sequence ATGAGAAGTGCTAGTTTACCCCATCGCATGACACTGCTTGTTCTGCGGGAAGCGAATCAGCCTGTCAAGCAAATCCAGGTATCGAAACCGTTTGTGATTGCTGTGCCGATCGCCGCCCTGTTATCCATCTCCGGTTTGATTATCAGCCTGCAAATGCAGTCAGGGCACACCATTTCACGCCTAGAGGATACGCTAAGGCTGCAAAATCTTAAATTCGAAGCCATCGTCACCGACAAAAATGAAGCGATCGAGCGGCTGCAAAGTCAGGTCATTACCTTGTCCGGACAATCCAAAGAGCTGATGGATCGCATGGAACGAGTAAGCGAACTGGAAGCAGAGCTGCAAAGTTTTATAGATAAATATGGAAGCAAGGGGGATGCCGGCAAGCTGTCCTCCCTCTCCTCCTTGTCCTGGGATGAATCCTTAGGCAGGGGCGGCGAGTTCATTGCCGTACATGATCAGGAAATTGAAGAATTGGCTCAGGAGACGAGCGACGATTTCCTGGAGATCAGCGCGATGCTGGATGAAATCGAGAAAAATGTGCCTACAACACTGCAAAAGGCCAAGCAAACGCAGTATTCCATTTCGGGAACCCCTTCCGAGTGGCCGACATTGTCTACCCGCCTCACTTCGAACTTCGGGTACCGGACCGACCCGTTTACCGGAAAGGCGGCCTTTCATGCCGGGATTGATATTTCCGGCAAAATCGGCGACCCGGTCTATGCTGCGGCGGCCGGTAAAATCATTGCCGCGGAAAGCAATCGCTCCAGGGGCAAATACATTATAATTCAACATCCGAACGGACTGCAAAGCTGGTATATGCATCTCAGCGAGATCAAGGTATCCGAGGGAGATGCGGTCAAGAAAGGGCAGACTATTGCCAAACTGGGCAACTCGGGCCGAAGCACGGGCCCCCATCTGCACTTTGAGATCGTTAAAGGGGACAAGAAAGTTAACCCGCTGTCTTATTTGCAATAA
- a CDS encoding RNA ligase family protein: MELKPVVPFEPVRTETLPAGPEWIAQVKWDGVRILTYYDGDMTRLINRKGNERSKQYPEFMNVSSYCRADSVILDGEMIALAGDKPSFHEVMRRDSLRREAEIRFAVKQIPAIYMIFDVLYHNGEWVTGRSLADRQELLQEIVIPSGTIQLVPSYTDGELLFAVMKERGWEGVVSKRLDSTYALGGKDGRWQKLKLGYDLYAVIGGVTYRDGVMNALLLGLYDENGQFVYIGHTGSGKLNQPAWRSLAEQISILTVKERFFHNIPQRIKGAVWTRPLLTVKVQFMEWTPGGTMRHPVLQGMADVPPESCTVTQGI, translated from the coding sequence ATGGAGCTGAAGCCGGTAGTCCCTTTTGAGCCGGTACGTACGGAGACCCTTCCGGCAGGGCCGGAATGGATAGCGCAGGTGAAATGGGATGGGGTGCGTATACTCACCTACTACGACGGAGATATGACGCGCCTGATTAACCGCAAGGGCAATGAACGGAGCAAGCAGTATCCCGAGTTTATGAATGTCTCATCCTATTGCCGCGCGGATTCGGTCATTCTTGACGGAGAAATGATTGCGCTTGCTGGAGACAAGCCGTCCTTCCATGAGGTCATGAGGCGGGACAGTCTGCGCCGCGAGGCGGAAATACGGTTTGCGGTCAAGCAGATCCCTGCCATATATATGATTTTTGATGTGCTGTATCACAACGGAGAGTGGGTGACAGGCCGTTCTCTGGCCGACCGGCAGGAGCTGCTGCAAGAGATTGTTATTCCTAGCGGGACGATTCAGCTTGTTCCGAGCTACACCGATGGAGAGCTGCTGTTTGCCGTCATGAAGGAGCGGGGCTGGGAAGGAGTCGTCAGTAAACGGCTGGATAGCACCTATGCTTTGGGCGGCAAAGACGGGCGCTGGCAAAAGCTGAAGCTCGGCTATGATTTATATGCGGTGATCGGCGGCGTAACTTATCGGGATGGCGTGATGAATGCCCTGCTGCTGGGTCTGTATGATGAAAACGGTCAATTTGTGTATATAGGTCACACGGGCAGCGGCAAGCTGAATCAGCCGGCATGGCGCAGCCTGGCGGAGCAAATATCCATCCTGACGGTGAAGGAGCGCTTCTTTCATAACATCCCGCAGCGGATAAAGGGAGCGGTATGGACCCGGCCGCTGCTTACGGTGAAGGTGCAGTTCATGGAGTGGACTCCCGGCGGAACGATGCGCCACCCCGTATTGCAGGGGATGGCCGACGTGCCGCCGGAGAGCTGTACGGTTACGCAGGGGATATAG
- the tsaE gene encoding tRNA (adenosine(37)-N6)-threonylcarbamoyltransferase complex ATPase subunit type 1 TsaE: protein MDQASAEWVYEAKDLEGTGQLAAFLAARATPGTVIALDGDLGAGKTAFSQLFAKHLEVRDTVNSPTFTIIKEYEGRLPFYHMDVYRLSLEEAEELGLDEYFYGSGVTLVEWASIIDEIMPEQLLRIYIEAGPGSERKMHLTAQGEPYEQWITTLRQNGAAPK from the coding sequence TTGGATCAAGCTTCGGCCGAATGGGTGTACGAGGCGAAGGATTTGGAAGGGACCGGGCAGCTCGCGGCTTTCCTTGCCGCGCGGGCGACGCCGGGAACGGTCATTGCCCTGGACGGTGATTTGGGTGCGGGGAAAACGGCTTTTTCCCAGCTGTTCGCGAAGCATTTGGAAGTTCGGGATACGGTAAACAGTCCGACTTTTACCATCATTAAAGAATATGAGGGCAGATTGCCTTTTTATCATATGGATGTGTATCGGCTGTCGCTGGAGGAAGCGGAGGAGCTGGGACTGGACGAATATTTCTACGGCAGCGGCGTGACGCTGGTGGAGTGGGCTAGCATTATTGATGAAATTATGCCGGAACAGCTGCTGCGCATATATATAGAAGCCGGACCGGGCTCGGAGCGTAAAATGCATTTGACGGCCCAGGGAGAACCTTATGAGCAATGGATCACGACCTTGAGACAGAATGGAGCTGCACCTAAATGA
- the rimI gene encoding ribosomal protein S18-alanine N-acetyltransferase, producing the protein MESAKSIQMDKVTFRQMTLEDIPDIMVIEHESFTLPWSEEAFRSEMTLNHFAKYLVMEYEGSPIGYAGMWTVLDEAHITNIAVRTAYRGHHLGELLFRRMIDWAGELGMRRMTLEVRVTNHSAQSLYRKLGFHSVGTRKGYYSDNQEDALIMWCELPEREPQAGEEEGSEEDWI; encoded by the coding sequence ATGGAGTCAGCAAAGTCGATACAAATGGATAAGGTGACCTTTCGTCAGATGACGCTTGAGGATATTCCCGATATTATGGTCATCGAGCACGAATCCTTCACTTTGCCTTGGAGCGAGGAGGCATTTCGCAGCGAAATGACCCTCAATCATTTCGCCAAATATCTGGTGATGGAATACGAAGGGAGCCCGATCGGGTATGCCGGCATGTGGACGGTTCTTGACGAGGCGCATATTACTAATATCGCCGTAAGAACGGCCTACCGCGGTCATCATTTGGGCGAGCTGCTGTTCCGCAGGATGATCGATTGGGCAGGCGAGCTAGGCATGCGCCGGATGACGCTGGAGGTGCGCGTTACGAATCATTCCGCCCAGTCTTTATATAGGAAGCTTGGATTTCATTCTGTCGGCACCCGCAAAGGATATTATTCCGACAATCAGGAGGATGCGCTCATTATGTGGTGCGAGCTGCCTGAGCGGGAGCCGCAGGCAGGCGAAGAGGAAGGAAGCGAAGAAGATTGGATTTGA